A genomic region of Lates calcarifer isolate ASB-BC8 linkage group LG9, TLL_Latcal_v3, whole genome shotgun sequence contains the following coding sequences:
- the fam163ba gene encoding protein FAM163B — protein sequence MTAGTVVITGGILATVILLLIIAVLCYCRLQYYCCKKEESESEEEEPDFAVTSRLPPVHSNHNIVAATAAASSIPNGPALFSTPPLARKLTRSQTFCPSCTHYELPFYLQPPQPPQIHHQPDGLRNGGDRISYRSVQQQDLDLPVPVNISNYRKPNLARSVTMRDMFTRSCSISTDV from the exons ATGACAGCCGGGACAGTGGTCATCACTGGTGGAATTCTAGCTACAGTTATATTACTCCTTATCATCGCAGTACTGTGCTACTGTAGGCTGCAG TATTATTGCTGTAAGAAGGAAGAGTCCGagtcggaggaggaggagccagaCTTTGCCGTCACGTCCCGTCTCCCACCAGTCCACTCCAACCACAACATTGTGGCGGCGACGGCCGCCGCCTCCTCCATCCCAAATGGCCCCGCCCTTTTCTCCACCCCTCCGCTGGCTCGGAAACTGACGCGTTCACAGACCTTCTGTCCATCTTGTACGCATTATGAGCTGCCTTTCTACCTCCAGCCCCCTCAGCCGCCACAGATCCACCACCAGCCAGATGGGTTGAGGAACGGAGGTGACCGGATCAGCTACCGCAGTGTCCAGCAGCAGGATCTGGACCTGCCAGTGCCTGTGAACATTTCAAACTATCGCAAACCAAACCTCGCCCGGTCGGTCACCATGAGGGACATGTTCACACGCAGCTGTAGCATCAGCACTGATGTTTAG